From the genome of Sphingobacterium kitahiroshimense, one region includes:
- a CDS encoding SDR family NAD(P)-dependent oxidoreductase, which translates to MILKDKTVLVTGADGGLGTALVQELINRNVKKVYATGLKLQNLKNQFQNYDNRVELLELDVTSTDSIQAAALNCNDTEILINNAGIELKIPFLKEEAAKTALFEMKVNYIGVIEMINNFIPHLQKNKDTCIVNILSIGSLTVIKRLGTYCASKTAAHILTETIREELEALGIKVIGAYMGYVNTQMTKEETKSHKSEPEEIAYEICNGIENEEERIFPDATTLNFVKKNPIKTVFFD; encoded by the coding sequence ATGATTTTAAAAGATAAAACAGTTTTAGTAACAGGAGCCGATGGAGGTCTCGGAACAGCGCTAGTACAAGAACTCATCAATAGAAACGTTAAGAAAGTATATGCAACAGGCTTAAAATTACAAAATTTAAAAAATCAGTTTCAGAATTATGACAACAGAGTTGAACTTTTAGAACTTGACGTAACAAGTACGGACAGTATACAAGCGGCAGCCCTAAATTGCAACGATACAGAAATACTGATTAATAATGCCGGGATAGAACTTAAAATTCCTTTTCTAAAAGAAGAAGCTGCAAAAACTGCTTTATTTGAGATGAAAGTGAACTATATAGGTGTAATCGAAATGATTAACAACTTTATCCCACATCTTCAAAAAAATAAAGACACTTGCATCGTCAATATTCTTTCAATAGGAAGTTTAACTGTTATAAAAAGATTAGGTACCTATTGTGCCTCCAAAACTGCAGCTCATATTTTGACAGAAACAATCCGTGAAGAACTTGAAGCTTTAGGAATCAAAGTTATCGGTGCTTACATGGGGTATGTCAATACGCAAATGACAAAAGAAGAAACGAAATCACATAAGTCAGAACCTGAAGAAATAGCTTATGAGATTTGCAATGGCATTGAAAATGAAGAAGAACGTATATTTCCCGATGCTACAACGTTAAACTTTGTTAAGAAAAATCCGATCAAAACGGTCTTTTTTGATTAA
- a CDS encoding lipocalin family protein: MKKIVAIIFLFVTVFVVSCSKEDNNMGESNSVTGRWVLQEMIELNTMKEVPYTDGIEYTFKADETFTGISVDIDFDGSDVVTKKIAISGTYVLSDNGQKITIRQNGGQTLVFDIYDLTSKKMILRGKFQNFQVESTFSKK; this comes from the coding sequence ATGAAAAAAATAGTAGCCATTATTTTCCTTTTTGTTACTGTGTTTGTTGTGTCCTGTTCAAAGGAAGATAACAATATGGGAGAGTCTAATAGTGTAACTGGGCGCTGGGTTCTCCAAGAGATGATCGAATTAAATACGATGAAGGAAGTTCCTTATACAGATGGTATTGAATATACATTTAAAGCAGACGAAACGTTTACAGGTATTAGTGTCGATATTGATTTTGATGGTAGTGATGTTGTTACTAAAAAGATTGCGATTTCTGGTACATATGTGCTTTCTGATAATGGTCAGAAAATAACAATAAGACAGAATGGAGGACAGACATTGGTATTTGATATTTATGATCTTACCTCAAAAAAGATGATACTGAGGGGTAAATTTCAAAACTTTCAGGTTGAGTCTACGTTTAGTAAAAAATAA
- a CDS encoding quaternary amine ABC transporter ATP-binding protein produces MDKNRKVKIKVEDLTIVFGKQKKLALKLLNEGYPKKEILEKTGCTIGINKANFEIYEGEFFVIMGLSGSGKSTLLRCLNRLNEPTMGKVFINNDDITSKNNKELLEVRRTEMSMVFQKFGLLPHHTVLTNAAFGLEIRGEDKASREAKAQKALDIVGLNGFEQQFPIQLSGGMQQRVGLARALANDPEVMLMDEAFSALDPLIKTEMQDQLLELQDTLQKTIVFITHDLDEAIKLGDRIVIMKDGIIEQIGTAEDILTNPASDYVKAFVDKVDRKSIITAGSLMTEKPTLVRFKKDGPEGALRKMRTTGLEILPVVDIHDTFLGFVNINEVIQAAKRKDPTVESIIHMNVPSVSKDVTVEEMLPLISETRSPIAVVNDQNRLLGIVTQTSLIIEATKFNEEEINELKEKANNQ; encoded by the coding sequence ATGGATAAAAACAGAAAAGTTAAAATAAAAGTCGAGGACTTAACAATTGTGTTCGGTAAACAAAAGAAATTGGCACTGAAATTACTGAATGAAGGTTACCCAAAGAAAGAAATACTAGAAAAGACCGGCTGTACAATCGGTATCAATAAAGCTAATTTTGAAATTTACGAAGGAGAGTTTTTTGTCATTATGGGACTTTCTGGAAGTGGTAAATCTACTTTACTACGTTGCCTGAACCGATTGAATGAACCTACAATGGGTAAAGTCTTTATCAATAATGATGATATCACAAGTAAAAACAATAAAGAGCTTCTGGAAGTACGTAGAACTGAAATGAGTATGGTGTTCCAGAAATTTGGATTATTACCACATCATACTGTTTTGACTAATGCCGCTTTTGGTTTAGAAATTAGAGGCGAAGATAAAGCATCTCGCGAGGCGAAAGCTCAAAAAGCGCTTGACATAGTTGGTCTTAATGGTTTTGAACAGCAGTTTCCAATTCAGCTGTCAGGGGGTATGCAGCAGCGAGTAGGGTTGGCGCGTGCTTTGGCCAATGATCCGGAAGTCATGTTGATGGATGAGGCTTTTTCAGCATTAGATCCCTTGATCAAAACCGAGATGCAGGATCAGCTATTGGAGCTTCAGGATACCTTGCAAAAAACGATTGTTTTCATTACTCATGATTTGGATGAAGCTATTAAGCTTGGAGATCGTATCGTGATTATGAAAGATGGAATTATTGAGCAGATTGGTACAGCCGAAGATATTCTAACGAATCCAGCGAGTGATTATGTAAAAGCTTTTGTGGACAAGGTGGATAGAAAATCGATTATCACAGCAGGATCATTGATGACCGAGAAACCGACATTGGTTAGGTTCAAAAAAGATGGTCCTGAAGGGGCACTTCGGAAAATGAGAACAACGGGACTTGAAATACTCCCTGTAGTGGATATTCATGATACCTTCTTGGGGTTTGTCAATATCAATGAAGTTATTCAAGCTGCCAAGCGGAAAGATCCTACTGTAGAATCTATTATTCATATGAATGTTCCTTCGGTATCTAAGGATGTTACTGTTGAAGAAATGTTACCGTTGATTTCGGAAACAAGATCGCCAATTGCAGTGGTCAATGATCAAAATAGATTGTTAGGTATTGTGACGCAAACTTCACTTATTATCGAAGCAACAAAGTTTAACGAAGAGGAAATTAACGAATTAAAAGAAAAAGCAAATAATCAGTAA
- a CDS encoding hydrogenase maturation nickel metallochaperone HypA yields MHELSIVKDIFDTLEGHYGAKVEDIQKIQVTAGLLSNVQPVLIQNAFDAFILDNNGFMDMELEVVVNEIMAYCEHCQKNFPVLYHRFVCTCGQPSSTIVQGNELYISKVIFKQEK; encoded by the coding sequence ATGCACGAGCTTAGTATTGTAAAAGATATCTTCGATACTCTGGAGGGCCATTATGGTGCCAAGGTTGAAGATATTCAAAAGATTCAAGTAACTGCGGGTCTGCTTTCAAATGTGCAGCCTGTCTTAATTCAAAATGCCTTTGATGCTTTTATTTTAGATAATAATGGCTTTATGGATATGGAACTTGAGGTTGTCGTCAACGAGATCATGGCTTACTGTGAACATTGTCAAAAAAATTTTCCGGTGCTTTATCATCGTTTTGTATGCACCTGTGGTCAACCTTCGTCCACAATCGTTCAGGGAAATGAATTATATATATCAAAAGTAATTTTTAAACAAGAAAAATAA
- a CDS encoding glycine betaine ABC transporter substrate-binding protein, with translation MKNIKIALICCVIVFLSACQPDGNKKYINVGMVDGWAEGVAMTYVAKAVLEELDYHLVIQRATPDMILASMNNGDTDLYMDVWLPLTHGSKIAKFPNLVDIGTSYAHAKNGLVVPDYVPINSIEELKVHEDQFKHQIMGIEKGAGITAAVDQTIKDYDLNYRQINSSTVAMITELQNAIKEKRWIVVAAWQPHWMFGKMKLKFLEDPRESLGTAEQIKIFTRKEFSADKPELTRFFSQIHFDVTTMSNLLMKMQESKDKEATAKQWVADNRSLVASWLK, from the coding sequence ATGAAGAACATTAAAATAGCTTTAATCTGTTGCGTTATCGTATTTCTTAGCGCTTGTCAACCAGATGGTAATAAAAAATATATCAATGTAGGTATGGTCGATGGTTGGGCCGAAGGGGTCGCTATGACCTATGTTGCTAAAGCAGTTTTGGAGGAGTTGGATTATCATCTAGTCATCCAACGTGCTACACCAGATATGATCTTAGCTTCTATGAATAATGGTGATACAGACCTCTATATGGATGTTTGGCTTCCTTTAACTCATGGGTCTAAAATTGCGAAATTTCCCAATCTTGTTGATATCGGTACGAGTTATGCGCACGCGAAAAATGGTTTAGTTGTACCCGATTATGTTCCAATTAATTCTATTGAAGAGTTAAAAGTGCACGAAGATCAATTTAAGCATCAGATTATGGGGATTGAAAAAGGAGCTGGTATAACAGCTGCGGTAGATCAAACGATAAAAGACTATGATTTAAATTATCGTCAGATAAATTCATCTACAGTGGCGATGATTACTGAATTGCAAAATGCGATTAAGGAAAAACGCTGGATCGTTGTCGCAGCTTGGCAACCACACTGGATGTTTGGTAAGATGAAATTAAAATTTCTGGAAGATCCTCGAGAATCTTTAGGAACTGCAGAGCAGATCAAGATTTTTACTCGAAAGGAATTTTCTGCTGACAAACCCGAATTAACACGCTTCTTTTCTCAGATTCATTTTGATGTAACCACCATGTCTAACTTGCTGATGAAAATGCAGGAAAGTAAGGATAAAGAAGCTACAGCGAAACAATGGGTAGCAGATAATAGATCTTTAGTAGCTTCATGGTTGAAATAA
- a CDS encoding ABC transporter permease — MSKIIDIGQYIEVAINWLTENFKPLFDFIKHTGNSSIIGLEWIFLAVPFFVVIGLFTGLAWWKSGKGVALITLLGLTLIYMMGFWKETMETLSLVLVATATALILSVPLGIWAAKNKLAAKIIRPMLDLMQTMPAFVYLIPAVLFFSIGKVPGAFATIIFAMPPAVRLTTLGIDAVPKDIVEAARAFGATNRQILFKVELPLAMKTILAGINQTILLSLSMVVIAGMIAAGGLGEKVLEGINNLDIGLGFESGLSVVILAIILDRITQGFVQNKK, encoded by the coding sequence ATGAGTAAAATAATAGATATAGGTCAATACATTGAAGTTGCAATTAATTGGCTTACAGAAAATTTTAAGCCTTTATTTGATTTTATAAAACATACGGGTAATTCATCCATTATTGGATTAGAGTGGATATTTTTAGCAGTCCCTTTTTTTGTGGTGATCGGACTTTTTACAGGTTTGGCATGGTGGAAGTCAGGTAAAGGCGTTGCGCTAATAACCTTGTTAGGCTTGACACTTATTTACATGATGGGTTTTTGGAAGGAGACGATGGAGACTTTATCATTGGTTTTAGTTGCAACGGCGACAGCTTTGATACTTTCTGTCCCCTTGGGTATTTGGGCGGCAAAAAATAAACTAGCTGCGAAGATTATTCGCCCTATGTTAGACTTGATGCAGACGATGCCTGCTTTTGTTTATCTGATACCGGCAGTGTTGTTTTTTAGTATCGGTAAGGTTCCTGGTGCATTTGCGACTATTATTTTTGCGATGCCACCAGCTGTCCGTTTGACGACTCTGGGTATCGATGCAGTTCCAAAAGATATTGTAGAGGCTGCACGTGCCTTTGGAGCGACTAATCGACAGATTTTGTTTAAGGTTGAGCTACCACTGGCTATGAAAACTATTCTTGCGGGTATAAATCAGACCATATTATTGTCACTTTCTATGGTCGTGATTGCCGGAATGATTGCTGCGGGTGGTTTAGGAGAGAAAGTACTTGAAGGAATTAATAACCTAGATATAGGACTTGGATTTGAAAGTGGCTTATCTGTTGTGATCTTAGCTATTATCTTGGATAGGATAACGCAGGGTTTTGTACAGAATAAAAAATAA
- a CDS encoding dihydrofolate reductase family protein: protein MDRKVILYIATSLDGYIAKPNDNLDFLSIVEKEGEDYGYASFIKSVDTVVLGRKTYDWIIAHVPEFHHADKKTYIITRTARPDAGNITFYTEDLKDLILKLKSETGKNIFIDGGAEIVNELLKENLIDEFVISIIPILVGDGVRLFKDGRPEQKLTLISTKQFETGLTQIHYKRIDN, encoded by the coding sequence ATGGATAGAAAAGTAATCTTATATATTGCAACAAGCTTGGATGGTTATATTGCCAAACCAAATGATAACCTTGATTTTTTATCTATAGTAGAAAAAGAAGGAGAAGACTATGGTTATGCTTCATTTATAAAATCAGTAGATACAGTAGTTCTTGGCAGAAAAACATATGACTGGATCATTGCCCATGTTCCAGAATTTCATCATGCTGATAAAAAGACATATATTATAACCAGAACTGCTAGACCAGATGCAGGTAATATCACGTTCTACACCGAAGATTTAAAAGACCTTATTTTAAAATTGAAAAGTGAAACCGGCAAAAATATTTTCATTGATGGTGGTGCAGAAATTGTTAATGAACTTTTAAAAGAAAATTTAATTGACGAATTTGTGATTTCAATTATACCAATACTAGTAGGTGACGGAGTAAGACTTTTTAAAGATGGAAGACCGGAGCAAAAATTAACACTTATTTCAACAAAACAGTTTGAAACTGGACTGACACAAATTCATTACAAGCGAATTGATAACTGA
- a CDS encoding urease accessory protein UreE — protein sequence MQAELVYIDAVLPQGAFARDTVSLLQLEWFEVNKKRLTRATTTGQTLLMELEKGREWCSGDGLFHEGKLIATIAIKPTLTICFNPVNTVQAADFSYYLGNRHLPLFMETDRAMYRVPYDGRLYEQLLAKFQSQVQLEDGILLSENLVKRLIKKSRNENEL from the coding sequence ATGCAAGCAGAGTTGGTATATATTGATGCTGTGCTGCCACAGGGAGCGTTTGCTCGGGATACTGTATCGCTACTTCAGCTGGAATGGTTTGAAGTGAATAAAAAAAGATTGACAAGAGCTACTACTACTGGGCAAACTTTATTGATGGAGCTGGAAAAAGGTCGTGAATGGTGCTCTGGAGATGGTCTGTTCCATGAAGGAAAATTGATTGCTACTATTGCGATTAAACCGACATTGACCATTTGTTTTAATCCCGTTAATACAGTACAGGCGGCTGACTTTTCTTATTATTTGGGGAATAGGCATTTACCATTGTTTATGGAGACCGATCGCGCGATGTATCGTGTTCCTTATGATGGTCGTTTATATGAGCAGCTGCTTGCAAAATTTCAATCTCAGGTACAGTTGGAAGATGGGATATTACTGTCAGAAAATCTAGTAAAGCGGTTGATAAAAAAATCAAGAAATGAAAATGAGTTATAA
- a CDS encoding LytR/AlgR family response regulator transcription factor produces MIEKIVIVEDEKLNADRLKRLIGDIYPNAQIVAVLDSVTDTVDWFRNQEIPDVVLMDIRLSDGISFDIFEKVTIDCPIIFTTAYDEYAVQAFKYNSLDYILKPVEKEELSTALRKVEGLGSMMNNQISIDKLLHYVKPKDYRSRFLVPFRDGYQTILVNEVNCIYVDLKLTKARLKSGKDVVLNQSMDDLEKQLDPRIFFRANRQFIIHIDAVSQLVHYFNRKLKVVLFNSEFDIIVSREKSVLLKEWLDS; encoded by the coding sequence ATGATAGAGAAAATAGTAATAGTTGAAGATGAAAAATTAAATGCCGATCGTCTTAAACGTTTAATTGGGGATATTTATCCAAATGCTCAGATCGTAGCTGTTTTGGATAGTGTTACTGATACGGTAGACTGGTTTCGAAATCAAGAAATCCCAGATGTAGTTTTAATGGATATCCGACTTTCTGATGGAATCAGTTTTGATATTTTTGAAAAAGTGACGATCGATTGTCCTATTATTTTCACTACGGCGTATGATGAATATGCTGTACAGGCATTTAAATATAATAGTCTCGACTATATCTTGAAACCTGTTGAAAAAGAGGAGTTATCAACTGCATTGCGAAAGGTTGAGGGCTTAGGATCAATGATGAATAACCAAATATCTATTGATAAATTACTTCATTATGTAAAACCTAAAGATTATCGGTCCCGCTTCTTAGTTCCCTTTCGTGATGGTTATCAAACTATATTAGTTAATGAAGTGAATTGTATTTATGTCGATTTGAAATTGACAAAAGCACGCCTTAAGAGTGGAAAAGATGTTGTTCTTAATCAAAGTATGGATGATCTAGAGAAGCAATTAGATCCAAGAATTTTTTTTAGGGCAAATCGTCAGTTCATTATTCATATTGATGCTGTAAGTCAATTGGTTCATTATTTCAATCGTAAATTGAAAGTTGTTCTGTTTAATTCCGAATTTGATATTATTGTCAGTAGAGAAAAATCGGTTTTATTAAAAGAATGGTTAGATTCTTGA
- the hypB gene encoding hydrogenase nickel incorporation protein HypB: MSTNTSSPKSAGNRVGSVQCDNTTLHLLKANDYVANAIRERLKDVCVINVCSSPGSGKTTLMQETGKLLANDLNISVLVGDPETERDAIRMRDVGINALQIVTGGMCHIEAQMILQALDHIDITGTDLLFIENVGNLLCPSAFDLGEDYRVTLLATTEGDDKPKKYPRMFLTSELMLVSKSDLLPYVPFSVDAVTKDAREVNPNIEVITISTLKNEGIDEWCTWLKEKVKQKKESRLQAEVK; the protein is encoded by the coding sequence ATGTCAACTAACACATCTAGTCCAAAAAGTGCTGGAAACCGCGTCGGTTCTGTACAGTGTGATAACACCACATTACATTTATTAAAAGCCAATGATTATGTTGCAAATGCTATCCGTGAACGTTTAAAAGACGTTTGTGTGATCAATGTTTGTTCATCTCCTGGTTCAGGTAAAACAACTTTAATGCAAGAAACAGGTAAGCTACTTGCAAATGATCTTAATATTTCTGTATTAGTGGGTGATCCTGAAACGGAGCGCGACGCGATTAGAATGCGTGATGTAGGTATCAACGCGTTGCAGATTGTAACTGGTGGTATGTGTCATATCGAAGCGCAGATGATTTTGCAAGCACTTGATCATATTGATATTACAGGTACAGATCTTTTATTTATTGAGAATGTGGGAAATTTACTATGTCCTTCTGCTTTTGATTTAGGTGAAGATTATCGTGTTACATTATTAGCAACCACTGAGGGTGATGATAAACCTAAAAAGTATCCGCGTATGTTCTTAACGAGTGAGCTGATGCTAGTTTCAAAATCTGATTTATTGCCGTATGTGCCATTTTCAGTAGATGCTGTAACTAAAGATGCCCGTGAAGTAAATCCGAATATTGAAGTGATTACTATCAGTACATTGAAGAATGAGGGTATTGATGAGTGGTGCACCTGGTTGAAAGAAAAGGTTAAGCAAAAAAAAGAATCAAGACTTCAAGCTGAAGTAAAATAG
- a CDS encoding TonB-dependent receptor, with product MNKFIIYLMLLLPCSLQAQAQQKTEIYGKIFSADGKPVEGITVKLLPQDISVSTKANGSYLLKSLKPGPAQIHISAIGVQSQIRDIQLEEKRNIISNIYLTEDQSTLDEIVINGASKNKYTRKQSLYVSKMPLRNMENSQSYAVVTKELLKSQINTNYDDALANVSGIDKLWSSTGRPGDGVSYYTLRGFTTQAAMVNGVVSIASTSPDPANLETIEVIKGPSGSLYGGAAVGFGGLINNVTKKPLDTIGGRINYIFGSYAQHRVTADVYGPLTANKKLLGRINTAYSHTGTFQDAGFNKSIFVAPSLLYRPNDKLDIQLDAEIYQSKATNPMMVFLNRSRQLFARTPDELQFDFNKSYTNNDVTFKNPSTNLRGNVNYRINEQWTSNTTVSYNRRKSDGYFQYIMYLQNANDTLINRYAALQNYVANSINAQQNFIGDFHIGGMRNRLLIGLDLLSQKSETHNSPYVQTDQINTSYDDPDYYKFNAAFIDAAIAASNGAQTNNRSRTQVFGAYVSNVLDVTSQLHLNLALRMDYFNNKGTYNIDKDTTTGKFNQTAFSPRVGLVYEAIKDQVSFFANYQNGFKNVSPVVQPHPSVSGDFKPQQASQWEAGVKFNLLEDKLGLTASYYDISVDNMIRPETIEIDGKSYNISVQDGTRLSRGLDFDLTAAPIQGLNMILSYSFNDSKTTKAAANVNNLRPTEAGPKHLANIWANYTLQQGTLKGVGIGLGINHASENIITNSIPTGTFVLPSYTLLNGSLSYSYKHMEFAVKANNLTNQTYFKGWTTVNPQMPRNILGSIAYHF from the coding sequence ATGAATAAATTTATCATCTACCTTATGTTGTTGCTTCCATGCTCTCTCCAAGCTCAAGCACAACAAAAAACGGAAATATATGGGAAAATATTCTCCGCCGATGGAAAGCCTGTAGAAGGTATCACGGTCAAACTGCTTCCTCAGGACATCAGTGTTTCAACGAAAGCCAATGGTTCTTATCTCCTCAAATCCTTGAAACCAGGTCCTGCACAAATCCACATCTCAGCTATAGGAGTCCAATCTCAAATCCGCGACATCCAGCTAGAAGAAAAAAGAAATATCATTTCCAATATCTATCTCACCGAAGATCAGTCCACTTTAGACGAAATTGTAATAAACGGAGCAAGCAAGAATAAGTATACTCGAAAACAAAGTTTATACGTTTCCAAAATGCCACTTCGTAATATGGAAAACTCTCAATCTTATGCTGTCGTTACCAAAGAGTTACTTAAAAGCCAGATAAATACAAATTATGATGACGCATTGGCAAACGTTTCTGGTATAGACAAATTATGGTCATCCACTGGACGTCCTGGAGATGGAGTCTCTTATTACACATTACGAGGATTCACCACACAAGCCGCGATGGTCAATGGCGTCGTGAGTATTGCTAGCACAAGTCCAGATCCGGCCAACTTAGAAACCATCGAGGTTATCAAAGGACCTTCTGGCTCCTTATATGGTGGCGCTGCTGTTGGTTTTGGTGGATTGATAAATAATGTCACTAAAAAACCGCTTGATACCATAGGTGGACGGATCAATTATATCTTTGGCAGTTATGCACAGCACCGTGTAACAGCTGATGTCTACGGACCCCTAACAGCTAATAAAAAACTTTTAGGCCGTATCAACACAGCATATTCACATACAGGAACATTTCAGGATGCAGGATTTAACAAATCAATTTTTGTTGCTCCTTCATTACTATACAGACCGAATGACAAATTAGACATTCAATTGGATGCTGAAATTTATCAGAGCAAAGCGACCAATCCAATGATGGTATTTCTCAATCGTTCCCGTCAATTGTTTGCAAGAACGCCCGATGAATTGCAATTTGACTTTAACAAGTCGTATACCAACAATGATGTTACTTTTAAAAACCCAAGTACCAACTTACGTGGAAATGTAAATTACCGCATCAACGAGCAATGGACATCCAATACAACTGTTAGTTATAATAGACGTAAATCTGATGGTTACTTCCAATATATCATGTACTTGCAAAATGCAAATGACACATTGATCAACCGATATGCAGCACTGCAAAATTATGTAGCCAATAGCATCAATGCACAACAGAATTTTATTGGAGATTTCCACATCGGTGGTATGCGCAATAGACTACTTATAGGACTGGATCTCCTTTCCCAAAAATCGGAAACGCACAACTCTCCTTATGTACAGACAGATCAAATCAATACGTCATACGATGATCCAGATTACTATAAATTTAACGCAGCTTTCATCGATGCGGCAATTGCTGCTTCCAACGGTGCACAGACCAACAACCGTAGCCGTACACAGGTATTTGGAGCATATGTTTCCAATGTCTTAGATGTAACTTCACAATTACATTTAAACCTTGCCCTGCGCATGGATTACTTTAATAATAAAGGAACGTACAACATTGATAAAGATACCACTACTGGAAAATTCAACCAAACAGCCTTCTCACCGCGCGTAGGTCTCGTGTATGAAGCCATAAAAGATCAAGTTTCATTCTTTGCTAACTATCAGAATGGCTTTAAAAATGTTTCACCAGTAGTACAGCCTCACCCCAGTGTATCCGGCGATTTCAAACCGCAACAAGCATCACAGTGGGAAGCAGGAGTAAAATTCAACCTACTTGAAGACAAACTAGGCCTTACGGCTAGTTACTACGATATCAGTGTAGACAATATGATCCGTCCTGAAACAATAGAAATTGATGGTAAAAGCTACAATATCAGTGTACAGGATGGTACACGCCTAAGCCGTGGTCTTGATTTCGACTTAACAGCAGCCCCTATTCAAGGATTAAATATGATCTTAAGCTATAGCTTCAACGATAGTAAAACAACAAAAGCGGCCGCTAATGTGAACAACCTTCGCCCAACCGAAGCTGGACCAAAACATCTGGCCAATATCTGGGCAAATTACACTTTGCAACAAGGAACGTTAAAAGGTGTAGGTATTGGTCTTGGAATCAATCATGCTAGTGAAAATATCATTACAAATAGTATCCCGACAGGAACTTTTGTACTTCCTTCGTATACTTTACTTAATGGTAGTCTTTCTTATAGTTACAAACATATGGAGTTTGCTGTTAAGGCAAATAATCTGACTAACCAAACTTACTTTAAAGGTTGGACAACAGTTAATCCGCAAATGCCGAGAAATATCTTAGGTAGTATTGCTTACCACTTTTAA
- a CDS encoding ABC transporter substrate-binding protein → MSYKLFCLVAFLSIATFSGCSHVIKNDLSKSISATDSRGKVIKLNDVAKRVVVLFPSLLDEVYMLQAGDQVVGIPQQVYQMEDTYAFLSKLDSRIAAKTLPTPTYGGQSSNVESIIALQPDLVITFNTDQDNIEQLEGLDIPVFTCSSADDKSIMAELLGMGTLVGKQERAQEIVDYVDGELDRMQVPSIENAKSVYYAWSKGRVMSTSGKGSLIDMAIRLSGAENACPLPMEAPNISAETMYKWNPDLIILWNSKLSDVYDLKELADLPAVKNKQVFVMSPSFPFDPHTVKFLLFAKQVRHWSFPSYSEEQLKKEMQGAFEVMYGKKGLL, encoded by the coding sequence ATGAGTTATAAATTATTTTGCTTAGTAGCTTTTTTATCTATAGCCACTTTTAGTGGGTGTAGTCATGTTATTAAGAATGATCTATCGAAATCTATTAGCGCAACCGATAGCCGTGGAAAAGTGATCAAGTTGAACGATGTTGCCAAACGGGTTGTCGTTTTATTTCCTTCGTTGCTTGATGAGGTGTATATGCTTCAAGCCGGTGATCAGGTTGTTGGTATTCCACAACAGGTATATCAAATGGAAGATACTTATGCTTTTTTATCGAAACTTGATTCGAGGATTGCTGCCAAAACATTGCCAACCCCAACTTATGGTGGGCAGTCCAGTAATGTCGAGAGTATTATTGCGTTACAACCTGATTTGGTGATTACCTTCAATACCGATCAAGATAATATAGAACAATTAGAAGGTCTTGATATCCCTGTTTTTACCTGTTCCTCGGCAGATGACAAAAGTATAATGGCGGAATTGCTGGGCATGGGAACGCTTGTTGGAAAACAAGAAAGAGCACAGGAAATTGTTGATTATGTTGATGGGGAGCTCGATCGTATGCAAGTTCCATCGATTGAAAATGCGAAGTCTGTTTATTATGCTTGGTCAAAAGGCCGTGTCATGTCTACTTCTGGAAAAGGAAGTCTTATTGATATGGCGATTCGTCTTTCTGGAGCTGAAAATGCATGTCCTCTACCTATGGAAGCTCCAAATATCAGTGCAGAAACGATGTATAAGTGGAATCCCGATTTAATAATCTTGTGGAACTCTAAATTGTCGGATGTTTATGATCTGAAAGAGTTAGCAGATCTTCCTGCTGTGAAAAATAAACAGGTTTTTGTCATGTCACCATCGTTTCCTTTCGATCCACATACTGTTAAGTTTTTATTGTTTGCTAAACAAGTTCGTCATTGGAGCTTTCCAAGCTATTCGGAAGAGCAATTGAAAAAAGAAATGCAGGGAGCTTTTGAAGTCATGTACGGTAAAAAGGGTTTACTATAA